Proteins from one Listeria innocua genomic window:
- a CDS encoding cobyric acid synthase, giving the protein MVEQIMIQGTASDAGKSVIVAGLCRLFKNKGKRVVPFKSQNMSLNSFITATGDEMGRAQVFQAEAAGVFPDVRMNPVLLKPTNDRQSQVIFMGAILDNMDAVSYHDFKQTLIPKIQAVYQSLADENDIIVLEGAGSPAEINLNDRDIVNMGMAKMVDAPVVLVADIDKGGVFASIYGTIMLLKEEERARLKGVIINKFRGDVALLQPGIEMIEELTNVPVIGVIPYANLQLEEEDSVSLSGKNYVLDSSALLDIAIICLPRISNFTDFHILEIQPDISVRYIRNLADFGNPDLVIIPGSKNTLEDMAFLEQSGLKKAIQNYAENAGKVIGICGGYQMLGKRMLDPNQVESEKVEIAGLGLLDTETIFLDQKRTTQITGVTFSSEPVEGYEIHMGQTKRGENTQPFCKIKAVNGNQETHEDGAISANKNIIGTYIHGIFDNDIFLGNLFNELLTQKNKSIYPHEIIKLKEHKETEYDKLAALLEANIQMDQLEKIMKGEKICVSTQKPAIKE; this is encoded by the coding sequence ATGGTAGAGCAAATAATGATTCAAGGTACCGCTTCCGATGCAGGGAAAAGTGTAATAGTTGCAGGTTTATGCCGCTTATTTAAAAATAAAGGCAAGCGAGTTGTGCCTTTTAAATCGCAAAACATGTCACTCAATTCTTTTATTACCGCAACAGGTGATGAAATGGGACGTGCGCAAGTTTTCCAAGCTGAAGCAGCAGGGGTTTTTCCAGATGTTCGAATGAATCCCGTGTTACTTAAACCGACCAATGATCGTCAGTCGCAAGTAATTTTTATGGGAGCGATTTTAGATAATATGGATGCTGTTTCTTATCACGATTTTAAGCAAACACTTATCCCAAAAATTCAGGCAGTTTATCAGAGTTTAGCTGATGAAAATGATATTATTGTATTAGAAGGCGCTGGAAGCCCAGCCGAAATCAATTTGAATGACCGAGATATTGTCAATATGGGTATGGCTAAAATGGTCGACGCACCTGTCGTGTTAGTTGCTGATATTGATAAAGGCGGCGTGTTTGCTTCGATTTATGGCACGATTATGCTTTTAAAAGAAGAAGAACGTGCGCGGCTTAAAGGAGTAATCATCAATAAATTTCGCGGTGATGTAGCACTTTTACAACCAGGCATTGAGATGATAGAAGAGCTGACAAACGTTCCTGTCATTGGCGTTATCCCTTATGCTAACCTACAACTAGAAGAAGAAGATAGTGTTTCACTCAGCGGGAAAAATTACGTTCTAGATAGTTCGGCGTTACTTGATATTGCCATTATTTGCTTGCCTCGAATTTCTAATTTTACAGACTTTCATATTCTAGAAATTCAACCTGACATCAGTGTGCGTTATATACGAAATTTAGCTGATTTTGGAAATCCAGATTTAGTCATTATTCCTGGCAGTAAAAATACGCTGGAAGATATGGCTTTTCTCGAACAATCAGGCCTGAAAAAAGCGATTCAAAACTATGCCGAAAATGCCGGGAAAGTAATTGGGATTTGCGGTGGCTACCAAATGCTCGGTAAAAGAATGCTTGACCCAAATCAAGTAGAAAGCGAAAAAGTAGAAATTGCGGGACTTGGCTTATTAGATACTGAAACAATCTTTCTCGACCAAAAACGCACTACACAAATTACTGGCGTGACATTTTCTTCGGAACCAGTCGAAGGATACGAAATCCATATGGGCCAAACTAAGCGCGGCGAGAATACTCAACCGTTTTGTAAAATTAAAGCAGTCAACGGTAACCAAGAAACACACGAGGACGGTGCCATCTCCGCGAACAAAAACATTATCGGCACATACATCCACGGTATTTTCGATAATGATATTTTCTTAGGCAATCTATTCAATGAACTGCTAACACAAAAAAACAAATCCATTTATCCACATGAAATTATCAAACTAAAAGAACATAAAGAAACTGAATATGATAAACTAGCGGCTCTTTTAGAAGCAAATATTCAAATGGATCAACTAGAAAAAATTATGAAAGGAGAAAAAATATGCGTATCTACACAAAAACCGGCGATAAAGGAATGA
- a CDS encoding cob(I)yrinic acid a,c-diamide adenosyltransferase, translated as MRIYTKTGDKGMTRIIGGSKVSKDNIRINAYGTLDELNSLIGYTITTLGNEPEIQAELEQIQQQLFDAGGDLATEEGKRDYKLTAEPVAWLEDRIDIYADEPPEIEKFILPGGTQAASLLHMARTVARRAEREIVGMLKIASTNQEVLKYVNRLSDYFFAVARVVNYRAGETDIFYKNSELVFRNKKK; from the coding sequence ATGCGTATCTACACAAAAACCGGCGATAAAGGAATGACAAGAATTATCGGGGGGAGCAAAGTAAGTAAAGATAATATACGAATTAATGCATATGGTACACTCGACGAACTCAATTCGCTTATCGGTTACACCATTACAACTCTTGGAAATGAACCCGAAATTCAAGCTGAACTTGAGCAAATCCAACAACAATTATTCGATGCAGGAGGCGACCTCGCAACAGAAGAAGGGAAGCGCGATTATAAACTGACAGCTGAGCCAGTTGCTTGGCTAGAAGACCGCATTGATATTTATGCCGATGAACCACCTGAAATTGAAAAATTCATTTTGCCAGGAGGTACTCAAGCAGCTTCTTTACTTCATATGGCTAGAACAGTGGCAAGGAGAGCAGAACGAGAAATTGTTGGTATGCTAAAAATCGCCTCCACTAACCAAGAAGTATTAAAATATGTAAATCGCTTATCTGATTACTTTTTCGCTGTTGCCAGAGTCGTGAATTATCGCGCAGGCGAAACCGATATTTTCTACAAAAATTCCGAATTAGTTTTTCGAAATAAAAAGAAATAA
- a CDS encoding DMT family transporter — protein sequence MTKRSSKSLLLFMAMGLVSGLLSPIQTSINSQLRLTVGSPFVASFISFLVGTTLLTLVCLIVERRLTFQLKGVGRIPWWVFTGGALGVLFVTSNILLLPLLGSAMTVVLALCGQMIIALIIDHFGFFGVIPHPINRYRMIGVLLMLIGVFLIQRF from the coding sequence ATGACAAAAAGATCATCCAAATCATTATTACTATTTATGGCAATGGGACTTGTTTCTGGACTACTTTCACCGATTCAAACATCGATTAATAGCCAACTTCGGCTCACTGTCGGTTCTCCTTTTGTAGCATCATTTATTTCCTTTTTAGTTGGGACCACGCTACTTACGCTTGTTTGTTTAATTGTGGAGCGTCGTTTGACTTTTCAGCTAAAAGGGGTCGGTCGAATTCCTTGGTGGGTATTCACTGGTGGCGCACTTGGAGTATTATTTGTAACTTCTAACATTTTACTTTTACCATTACTTGGCTCTGCTATGACAGTAGTTTTAGCACTTTGTGGGCAAATGATTATTGCACTTATTATTGATCATTTTGGTTTTTTCGGGGTTATTCCTCATCCAATTAACCGTTATCGAATGATTGGTGTTTTATTAATGCTTATTGGTGTATTTTTAATTCAACGCTTTTAA
- a CDS encoding DMT family transporter has translation MIILFIVSGLLAGMVLPVQTAINTRLSTYTKSPFLASWVSFMVGTTVLLIVCLFTQKSWPISSEMIASNPWYIWVGGGTLGVIFLTANILLLPRLGSALLVMITVCGQMIMAIVIDNFGLFQVPMHEINIERLLGVILMFGGIYLMQRF, from the coding sequence TTGATTATATTATTTATTGTATCAGGTCTACTGGCGGGGATGGTATTACCCGTTCAAACAGCCATCAATACACGACTTAGTACATATACGAAATCACCGTTTTTAGCTTCGTGGGTTTCTTTTATGGTAGGGACGACTGTTTTACTTATTGTTTGTTTATTTACACAAAAATCATGGCCAATATCTTCAGAAATGATTGCCTCAAATCCTTGGTATATATGGGTTGGCGGTGGAACATTAGGCGTTATTTTCTTAACAGCTAATATTTTACTTTTACCACGACTTGGCTCTGCGTTGCTTGTAATGATTACGGTGTGTGGACAAATGATTATGGCTATTGTAATTGATAACTTTGGTTTATTTCAAGTTCCGATGCATGAGATTAACATCGAACGACTGCTTGGTGTTATTTTAATGTTCGGCGGCATTTACTTGATGCAACGATTTTAA
- a CDS encoding shikimate kinase encodes MKIRIIGSVGSGKTTLAKKVSKWLQIDFFETDRIVWKREETEVRRSDSEKIAELNAILQKDNWIIEGVHLEAWTEESISQADIIIYLDLPKKQIRSQLIKRQFKQLLRIEKAHYVVRFSMLKKMFYWDDLFDQRTKPLVNEKINQHPAKWLIIKENLAFHEIQQKILQIISSRDIL; translated from the coding sequence ATGAAAATCCGAATAATCGGATCTGTTGGAAGCGGCAAAACCACTTTAGCAAAAAAAGTTTCCAAGTGGCTACAAATAGATTTTTTTGAAACAGACCGAATTGTATGGAAAAGAGAAGAAACGGAAGTGAGACGAAGCGATTCAGAAAAAATAGCCGAGTTAAATGCAATTCTCCAGAAGGATAACTGGATTATCGAAGGCGTGCATTTAGAAGCCTGGACAGAAGAGAGCATTTCACAAGCCGACATTATTATTTACCTTGATTTACCTAAAAAACAAATCCGCTCTCAGCTTATAAAACGCCAATTCAAACAATTACTACGAATCGAAAAAGCGCACTACGTAGTCCGATTCAGCATGCTAAAGAAAATGTTTTACTGGGATGATTTATTTGATCAAAGGACTAAACCATTAGTGAACGAAAAAATAAATCAACATCCAGCTAAATGGTTAATTATTAAAGAAAATCTAGCGTTTCATGAAATTCAACAAAAAATATTGCAAATTATATCGAGCCGTGATATATTATGA
- a CDS encoding PadR family transcriptional regulator has translation MDEKLRKTYLPMTETAFYILLSLVKPKHGYAIIENVAQMTNERIKLGPGTIYGSLSKMNKDNLIQIIQEESNRKIYQITEIGAEVLQLEKTRIEELYRNSREV, from the coding sequence ATGGATGAAAAACTACGAAAAACCTATCTTCCCATGACTGAAACTGCCTTTTACATATTACTTTCGCTAGTTAAACCGAAGCACGGTTACGCGATAATTGAAAATGTTGCCCAAATGACCAATGAGCGGATTAAACTTGGACCAGGAACTATTTACGGTAGTTTATCCAAAATGAACAAAGACAATTTAATCCAAATCATCCAAGAGGAGAGCAACCGAAAAATCTATCAAATCACAGAAATCGGTGCCGAGGTTTTGCAGTTAGAAAAAACACGCATAGAAGAATTGTATAGAAATTCGAGGGAGGTTTAA
- a CDS encoding DUF2812 domain-containing protein, which yields MEKKVLKFFTVDNMEKEEAYLNDMAQKGWLFKEYKSFRYHFEKGEPNKYRYAIDYKVNQGDEASYKALFADAGWDNVFCYPVLNGNWMYFRKLQAEEAGSETIFSDEVSYIHLYRSIRKRWTIFGILMSILLLLDLFFLNNAGSYQVITIFIFILFIILIGLYGKMFIQLTRKINKFANKNL from the coding sequence ATGGAGAAAAAAGTCTTAAAGTTTTTTACTGTAGATAATATGGAAAAAGAAGAAGCCTATTTAAACGATATGGCTCAAAAAGGCTGGTTATTTAAAGAATATAAATCTTTTAGGTACCATTTTGAAAAAGGGGAACCGAACAAATATCGCTATGCCATTGATTATAAAGTGAATCAAGGCGACGAAGCCTCGTATAAAGCACTCTTTGCTGATGCTGGTTGGGATAATGTATTCTGCTATCCAGTATTAAACGGTAATTGGATGTATTTCCGAAAACTACAGGCCGAAGAGGCAGGAAGTGAAACGATATTCTCAGATGAAGTATCATATATTCATTTATATAGAAGTATTCGGAAACGCTGGACGATTTTTGGCATATTAATGAGTATTCTTTTATTGCTGGATTTATTTTTCCTAAACAATGCTGGAAGTTATCAAGTAATTACTATTTTCATTTTTATTCTATTTATTATTCTCATCGGTTTGTACGGAAAGATGTTTATCCAATTAACGAGGAAAATAAATAAATTTGCGAACAAAAATCTATAA
- a CDS encoding glucosaminidase domain-containing protein encodes MKYRKLSKKKKQKRLIGIAGILLLIILVGVIASVVRQQYLIMTAPKPDPAFHSKEQNFLNELSPRAQEIQAEHGILTSITLAQAILESNWGQSDLAQQGNNLFGVKGKAPQPMVNMTTKEFVDGKWIEIKANFRKYKDWNESLEAHAELFLKGTSWNKDKYNGVIKADDYKKAAEELQTAGYATDPGYAEKLINIIEKYDLALYDRIDDKIYYDAKSTGYGNVKKDVSGAIWTRPYGLSGAQKVEEINYYKREDLKLLREAKTDSGVWYQISVKNDPIGWVKQELIDKK; translated from the coding sequence CTGAAGTATAGAAAATTATCCAAAAAGAAAAAACAAAAAAGGCTAATTGGGATAGCAGGGATTTTACTGCTGATTATTCTAGTAGGTGTCATAGCATCTGTAGTCAGACAACAATATTTAATTATGACAGCACCGAAACCGGACCCAGCATTCCATTCAAAAGAGCAGAACTTTCTTAATGAACTCTCTCCTCGTGCACAAGAAATTCAAGCAGAACACGGCATTTTAACGAGTATTACTTTAGCACAAGCTATCCTTGAATCTAACTGGGGTCAAAGCGATTTAGCGCAACAAGGTAATAATTTGTTTGGTGTAAAAGGCAAAGCTCCACAACCGATGGTAAACATGACGACAAAAGAATTTGTAGACGGAAAATGGATTGAAATCAAAGCCAACTTCCGAAAATACAAAGATTGGAATGAATCATTAGAAGCACACGCAGAACTCTTTTTAAAAGGAACTTCCTGGAATAAAGATAAATATAATGGCGTGATCAAAGCCGATGATTATAAAAAAGCTGCAGAAGAATTACAAACAGCAGGCTATGCAACCGATCCAGGTTATGCAGAGAAGTTAATCAATATTATCGAAAAATATGACTTAGCTTTATATGATCGTATAGATGATAAGATATACTATGATGCAAAATCAACTGGTTATGGCAACGTAAAAAAAGACGTTTCTGGAGCAATTTGGACAAGGCCTTATGGACTATCTGGAGCACAAAAAGTAGAAGAAATTAACTACTACAAACGAGAAGATTTGAAACTTTTACGAGAAGCAAAGACAGATAGTGGCGTTTGGTATCAAATTTCCGTGAAAAATGATCCAATTGGTTGGGTAAAACAAGAATTAATTGATAAAAAATAA
- a CDS encoding glucosaminidase domain-containing protein, whose translation MTIGLGITITLCAVPIHSQAAGLEDGLTSKQERFINEIAPHAQKVQREHGILASITISQAILESNWGESMLAKDGNNLFGIKGSYNGASIKLPTKEHNGLVWVGTDANFRAYPGWYESMNDHALLFVNGPSWNPHLYGGLIKEYNFEKAAIALGKTGYSSDPEYAAKLIDLIKKANLDKYDTVYSERVSDKAIKAAGEVAIKDNSFIWSAPGGTKGANPVEKTTKYFGHQVSINREVKVTDSNISWYHIHHNGDSIGWIESTSIKKFYQLEDYAPTRDALLKTDDQNRLVINMDIDTSELHKPTIAKEETKGKTALNLPLLNVQSIAW comes from the coding sequence GTGACAATTGGTCTTGGAATTACAATTACATTATGTGCAGTACCAATACACTCCCAAGCTGCTGGTCTAGAGGACGGCTTAACTTCCAAGCAAGAGAGGTTTATTAATGAAATTGCGCCGCATGCTCAAAAAGTGCAAAGAGAACATGGTATTTTAGCAAGTATCACTATTTCGCAAGCTATACTAGAATCCAATTGGGGAGAAAGTATGCTAGCAAAAGATGGCAATAATTTATTTGGAATCAAAGGTTCTTATAATGGAGCCTCTATTAAATTACCAACCAAAGAACACAACGGTCTTGTTTGGGTTGGTACCGATGCTAATTTCCGCGCATACCCGGGTTGGTATGAATCGATGAATGACCACGCACTTTTATTTGTCAATGGCCCATCATGGAACCCTCATTTATACGGGGGCTTAATCAAAGAATATAACTTTGAAAAAGCGGCTATTGCACTTGGAAAAACTGGCTATTCGTCTGATCCAGAGTATGCAGCAAAATTAATCGACCTAATTAAAAAAGCAAATTTAGATAAATATGATACAGTTTATAGCGAACGAGTATCTGATAAAGCAATTAAAGCTGCTGGTGAAGTAGCTATAAAAGATAATTCCTTTATTTGGTCCGCGCCAGGTGGAACAAAAGGAGCAAATCCAGTCGAAAAAACAACCAAATATTTTGGACATCAAGTTTCTATTAATAGAGAAGTTAAAGTAACGGATTCCAATATTTCGTGGTATCACATTCATCATAATGGCGATTCTATCGGTTGGATTGAAAGCACCTCTATAAAAAAATTCTATCAATTAGAAGATTATGCTCCAACGCGCGACGCTTTACTTAAAACAGATGATCAAAATCGTTTAGTAATTAATATGGATATTGATACATCAGAACTGCACAAACCTACAATAGCTAAGGAAGAAACAAAGGGCAAAACTGCACTTAATCTACCTTTATTAAACGTTCAGTCAATTGCTTGGTAA
- a CDS encoding M42 family metallopeptidase: protein MDEQLKMLKALTDAKGIPGNERAVRNVFREYIEPLADSFETDGLGSAVAKKVGAEDGPKIMIAGHLDEVGFMVTQIDDKGFIKFQTVGGWVSQVMLAQKVTIVTRSGEEITGVIGSKPPHVMTAAERQKSFDIKDMFIDVGAVDKAEVESYGIRPGDMIVPAFDFTVMKNEKFLLAKAWDNRIGLAIAIEVLKNLQKEAHPNIVYGVGTVQEEVGLRGAKTAAHFVQPDIGFAVDVGIAGDTPGVTDKEAMSKMGEGPQIVIYDASMVAHAGLRDFVTDVADELSIPYQFEAIPMGGTDSGSIHLTGNGIPSLSITIATRYIHSHSSMLHRDDFENAVKLITEVVKRLDKEKVTEIRLG, encoded by the coding sequence ATGGATGAACAATTAAAGATGTTAAAAGCACTAACGGATGCAAAAGGTATTCCCGGTAACGAACGTGCGGTTAGAAACGTATTTCGTGAATATATTGAACCGTTAGCTGATAGTTTTGAAACAGACGGCTTAGGTAGCGCCGTTGCGAAAAAAGTGGGCGCAGAAGATGGACCAAAAATCATGATTGCTGGTCATTTAGATGAAGTTGGCTTTATGGTGACTCAAATCGATGATAAAGGTTTTATTAAATTTCAAACAGTGGGCGGTTGGGTTTCGCAAGTAATGCTTGCACAAAAAGTAACAATCGTGACGCGTTCTGGCGAAGAAATCACCGGTGTTATTGGCTCTAAACCACCGCATGTAATGACAGCAGCAGAACGTCAAAAATCTTTTGATATTAAAGATATGTTTATTGACGTTGGTGCGGTTGATAAAGCAGAAGTTGAAAGTTACGGCATTCGTCCTGGTGATATGATTGTGCCAGCATTTGATTTTACCGTAATGAAAAACGAGAAATTCTTACTTGCAAAAGCTTGGGATAATCGTATTGGCCTTGCTATTGCTATCGAAGTACTTAAAAACTTACAAAAAGAAGCACACCCAAATATCGTTTACGGTGTTGGAACAGTCCAAGAAGAGGTTGGTTTACGTGGAGCCAAAACAGCAGCACATTTCGTTCAACCTGATATAGGTTTTGCTGTTGATGTTGGTATCGCTGGGGATACTCCTGGTGTAACTGACAAAGAAGCAATGAGTAAAATGGGGGAAGGTCCACAAATCGTTATCTATGATGCTTCCATGGTAGCACATGCTGGCCTTCGTGATTTTGTAACGGACGTAGCAGACGAACTATCTATCCCTTACCAATTTGAAGCAATCCCAATGGGCGGAACAGATTCAGGGTCTATTCATTTAACAGGAAACGGAATCCCGTCGTTATCCATTACAATCGCAACTCGCTATATTCATTCCCATTCGTCCATGCTACATCGTGATGATTTTGAAAATGCAGTAAAACTAATTACTGAAGTAGTTAAACGTTTAGATAAAGAAAAAGTAACAGAAATTCGCCTAGGTTGA